The following coding sequences are from one Luteolibacter arcticus window:
- a CDS encoding type II toxin-antitoxin system Phd/YefM family antitoxin — MKTATVRDLRNDFAKLEAWLGEGEEIRIERRGEPIAMLTPLKVAEGEKIKIPDFEARRRAIWGDRVFSEEEVKAMREEELGDRG, encoded by the coding sequence ATGAAGACGGCCACCGTGCGGGACCTCCGGAACGACTTCGCCAAGCTCGAAGCCTGGCTGGGGGAGGGGGAGGAAATCCGCATCGAACGCCGCGGCGAGCCGATCGCGATGCTCACGCCGTTGAAGGTAGCCGAGGGGGAGAAGATCAAGATACCGGACTTTGAAGCGAGGCGCCGTGCCATTTGGGGCGACCGGGTTTTCAGCGAAGAGGAAGTGAAAGCGATGCGCGAGGAAGAGCTGGGTGACCGCGGATGA